A stretch of Cucumis sativus cultivar 9930 unplaced genomic scaffold, Cucumber_9930_V3 scaffold80, whole genome shotgun sequence DNA encodes these proteins:
- the LOC116406261 gene encoding E3 ubiquitin-protein ligase UPL6-like, which yields MSALSEVDLRGSIRVSFVNEFGVEEAGIDGGGIFKDVMENITRAAFDVQYGLFKQIADHLLYPNPGSGMIHEQHLQFFHFLEVLLAKVMFEGILVDILFATFFLSKLKQK from the exons ATGAGTGCATTGTCTGAAGTTGATCTTCGAGGATCG ATACGTGtgtcttttgttaatgaatttggAGTTGAGGAGGCAGGAATTGATGGTGgtggtatttttaaagatgtcaTGGAGAACATTACACGGGCAGCCTTTGACGTGCAGTATGGTTTATTTAAG CAAATTGCTGACCATTTGCTCTACCCCAATCCTGGTTCGGGAATGATACATGAGCAACATCTccagtttttccatttcctcgaAGTTCTTTTGGCAAAG GTCATGTTTGAAGGAAttcttgttgatatactttttgcaacattcttcttgagcaagttaaaacagaagtaa